Within the Candidatus Babeliaceae bacterium genome, the region ACGCTCTAGTTATCTGGTAGCTGTACGTAAGTTTTTTGAGTGGACAGAAGGCTTGATGCTCTATCCCAATATTGCGCGTGGTATTAAAGGCGCAAAGCGATCAACAAAAAGCCATCACAAAGACTCATTTTCACTTGATCAGGTGCAACGCATTTTTAATGCGATAGATATTTCGACGTTACAAGGTAAAAGAGATTTTGCCTTAATTAATCTTCTCGTAAGAACAGGGTTACGACTCATCGAAATATCTCGCGCTGATATTATTGATTTAGTGATAGAGGGTGACGAGGCGGTATTGTGGGTGCGCGGCAAGGGGCGTGACGGCAAAGATGATTTTGTGGTGTTAACACAGGAGACGCTTGATCCATTACTGATATACCTGCGTACACGAAAAGCAGGTAGCAAAAAAGATCCACTTTTTGGATCAGTGAGTGATAGAAATAATGGCAAGAGAATTACTACGTTTTCTTTATCTCGTTTAATAAAGCAGTATTTAAGAAAATCTGGACTTAATAGCAGGCGCTTAACTGCACACAGTTTACGCCACACGTTTGGCGTTTTATCTATTACTGCTGGGGCATCACTATACGAAGTGCAGTTGGCCATGCGACATAACGCTGCGGCCACGACAGAGCTATATCTTGGTGATATCGAAAGATCTAAGCGTATGGAAGCGGCTCCTGAACGAATGTTGAGCGCTTTGCTGCATGAAAAGGGTATAAAATAGTGCGCGCTCTATGTAACATGTGTGTATTACTTTGTTTTTCACACGCGCTATTTTTTGCGCAAGAAAAAATAGCGCAGCAAGAGCTGCAAACTATTGCGCGCGCTATTTGGCGCAATGAGTCAGGTTGTGATACAAAAAAATTATTGTGGTGGAATAAAGGTGAAGACTTTCTGTCCCTTGGGATTGGACATTTTATTTGGTACCCGCAAATGCACGTAACACATTTTAAAGAAATATTTCCTGAATTTATTGCCTATATGCGCAAAAAAAAGAGCAAGTTACCTGGCAAGATACAAGAACAAGCATGTCCATGGTCGTCTCGAGAAGAGTTCTTACGCGCACAGGTGGATGGTGCAACGCAAGAGTTACATGATTTTATTTATAGCACTATATCTGAACAAGCTGATTTTATGCTGATACAATTGCAAAAAACGCTTATAGATATACAAAAGCATGTTAATAAAAAACAAAAAAAAATAATACAAAAAAAAATAGATAGTCTTATGCTTATTCCCGCAGGCCGTTATGCGTTGCTCGATTATCTTAATTTTAAAGGGTCTGGCCTTGATAAACATGAGCAGTATGCTGGACAGGGATGGGGATTGTTGCAGGTGCTTATTGCTATGGATTCAAATGTGCACGATCCGGTGCAAGCTTTTTCTGCGGCGGCTCAGGAACGTTTACGGCTGCGCGTAGCCAATGCCCCGCGAGAACGGCATGAAGAGCGTTGGCTGAAGGGCTGGCTTAATAGAATTGCAACGTATAAGAATTTTATGTGAGGATCAAATCAAAATGTTGAAAATAGATAAAAACTTGATAAATGCGGCATTACATGCTCGTAATAATGCTCAATCACCATATTCAAAATACTCCGTTGGTGCTGCTGTTCAAAGTAAAAGCGGCGCAATATATGCCGGCTGCAATGTCGAACGTTGCAGCTATACTCAGACAACCCATGCAGAGCAAAATGCCATAGACAACATGATTGCTGCTGAAGGATCAGTAAAAATAGAACGCATTGTTATTGTTGCCGCTCCAGCGGATGTGCGATGTGCTCTTTCTGATTTTGAAAACTCAATAATTAATACCATTATGACCGGCGGGTGCTGCGGCCACTGCCTGCAAATTATCTGGGAAAATTGTTATAATGATACAGCTGTCGAAATATATTTTCTACGACAAGACGCAACAATTACCGCAACCACAATTGGCACATTATTGCCATACCCATTCGGCCCCTCAGACTTGGGTATTTATTACGGAGAGATTATATAAACAGTGAATATTATTCGAGGGGTTTATTATTGCGCTGCAATTTGTAATTTTTTGTGAACTAATAAGATTATCATTGATATTTTTATTAAAACAATTACTATTAAACAACGTTAAGTTAAAAGTCTTCTAGTCCAAATTTTAGAGATTAATAACATGCATAAAATAATGTGTACTATATTTTTATTTGTTTCGCATATAGCAAAACCGATGCATGAGCCCGACGAATATCTTAAAATAGTTGGTTTGTGTACGGGCGCTGCTGTTACGTATGGGATAACGGCCTGCCAAATAAGCATTCGTGTTTCGGTTGAACAATTTCATGATCAAGTTAATAAGCAAGCATTAAATCCTTCAGCCAAGAACTTGTTACGTTCTCTATCACCAACAAACGCCGGCATTCTATGGGGATTAGATACCTCATGGTGGATGGGGATTGTATTGGGAGCGCCTCTTGCTTTCACAGCTCGTTATGGTAGTTGGCCGCAAATTGGGGCATCGCAACTTATTATGCCTCTTGGCGTTGCCGTGGGAACTGTGGCAACGGTATCAGCTCTATCGGGCTGTGCAGCATTTGGACTTAAATCTTTTGCAAGCGCTGCTGAAAGGCAACCGCATGATACACAAGCACGCAATATGAATAAATCGATCGCAGTTGATAGGGCACACTCGATGGCCTATAAGACAGCAGTGGTTACTGGGATTGGGTTGTGTGGGTACGCTCTATATAAGCGTCATGCAATGTGTTAATTAATAAAATAAAATGAATAGAATAAAAATGCATAAAATAATTCTTACGACATGTTTGTTGGCTTCGCAGATGGCAAAACCGATGCATGAGTCAGGCGAATATCTTAAAATAGTTGGTTTATGTACGGGCGCTGCTGTTACGTATGGGATAACGGCAAATCAAATAGGTATTCGTGTTTCAGGTAAACAATTTCATGATCAAGTTAATAAGCGAGTATCAGATTTTTCACTCAAGAACTTGTTGCTTTTTGCATCACCAACAAAAACTGGCATTATGTGTGGGATGGGGCTTGCATTGGGCGCACCACTTGCTGTGGTATCTCGTTATGGTAGTTGGCCGCACATTGGAACATCGCAACTTGTTATGCCTCTTAGTCTGTCTTTTTTAACTATCGCAAGTATTGCCACACTTACCGGATTTTGCGTTGACGTCGATGATAGTATTAAACGCAGTTATGCTAGTAACAGGGTTGCTAATGGGCAGCTTCTGGTGCAGCAACGAACAAGCGAGGCACAAAAAGGGGCTCAATGTAAAAAATCTAATCAGGAGTTAAGCAAGTTTGAAGAAGAACGGCGCCAGCAGGGCTATAAGAAAGTCATTAATTCTGTTTATGACGCTTCTTTTATAACAGCTATTCCTGTGGTGCTAGGCTTATATGGATATGTCGCATACAAGCGTTATACAATGTGTTAATAAATTGACAATAAGAGCTCGATAAAACGCTTTTTAATAAGATGATTGTGCTTCATGCCGACATGGACGCAGTTGTCGCTCAAAGCGTGATTTAATGAGCCATCTTGATTTGCATAAATATCATGCGTCTGCAGGAATGGTATATTATAGAGCAAGCAAGCGGCGCGTAGCCTTTTATTAAGTAGACGTGTAATCGCAATTCTATCTTCTAGCGTTCCATAAAACGGCGTTTGTATATTATTGCATCTATCTGTTGGGGGTATAACTTCCATGACCATACAATAAATATTTTTATAAAGCGCTCTATTTTGATTGATTGTTTCTAGATAACGCATAATAAGCAGATCAATAATGTCATTGAGATCTCTCTTTTGTTCATCTCTCTGTTTGCCAATGTGACAACGAGCATCTATTTCTCCAAAAGTAAAAAGTGCAACGTCATTTTCTTGAACGCCATACTTACGGAGATTGAGTATTTGCAGTCCATCTTTGCCAACCCCATGCATTGTTTTGCCAATAATCCAATGTACTGAAAAGGGTATCTGTAGGTTATTGTAATCAAGTACGTATTCTCGTTGTCCATTATTACTAAAACACCAATTGGCATGGCTATCGCCAAAAACGTGTATATGTGGCATGTATGTACATGTGAATATGCTATGTAATAATAAATTAATATATAATAATTTTTTCATGAAAACTCCCACGTTATTACCCCTTTATTATATGATAGAGCAGTATGATACTCTACAGTATATATGTGTAATAGTTATAAAATAAAGAGATTTATGAGCGTACGCATCTTTTTGGTAGTATGCGCAATTGTGTTTTTTCTAAATGTTCACCGGCAAAGTCTATCTCTAGAGCATAGTTTTTTGCCGGGTTGCTTTTAATATTGATCGTGTCTTTTGCTAAGATATGATTTTTTTCGTGCGATATGGGGGTAGTTAGTTTGCAAGTAATAATATTATTATGGGTGTCACAAGCAATCGTTTTAAAATATACATCTTTGAGATGTGTGTTTATTTTAAGTTGTAAATTATGCGTTAATGGTACATAAAATTTTTTATATTGGCCGGCTTTAAGCCATGAAAACGGCCGTTGAAAGGTATATGCGGCGCTAAAAGGGGCTTTGTAGAGTAAAATTTTATTGGGAGTATTATTGGTTATATTTTTGAGAATTACGTGTGCATCTATTCTATTAAATACGCAGCTGAGTGATATTACAAAAATATATTTTTTCAT harbors:
- a CDS encoding tyrosine-type recombinase/integrase, yielding MEYELQHLENQQLKQSLTALIEKFIASLDVAPSSRMTYRRSLHQFFIWFTAKKIKSPTRETILAYKEALDAKGLRPPTRSSYLVAVRKFFEWTEGLMLYPNIARGIKGAKRSTKSHHKDSFSLDQVQRIFNAIDISTLQGKRDFALINLLVRTGLRLIEISRADIIDLVIEGDEAVLWVRGKGRDGKDDFVVLTQETLDPLLIYLRTRKAGSKKDPLFGSVSDRNNGKRITTFSLSRLIKQYLRKSGLNSRRLTAHSLRHTFGVLSITAGASLYEVQLAMRHNAAATTELYLGDIERSKRMEAAPERMLSALLHEKGIK
- a CDS encoding SGNH/GDSL hydrolase family protein encodes the protein MKKLLYINLLLHSIFTCTYMPHIHVFGDSHANWCFSNNGQREYVLDYNNLQIPFSVHWIIGKTMHGVGKDGLQILNLRKYGVQENDVALFTFGEIDARCHIGKQRDEQKRDLNDIIDLLIMRYLETINQNRALYKNIYCMVMEVIPPTDRCNNIQTPFYGTLEDRIAITRLLNKRLRAACLLYNIPFLQTHDIYANQDGSLNHALSDNCVHVGMKHNHLIKKRFIELLLSIY